Below is a window of bacterium DNA.
CGACGTTGAAGTTGCTGGTCACCGTACCGCCGCTGCCGACGATGCTCAGCGTGCTGGTGACACCGGCGGGAGTGTTGTCGGGAATGGCCAGGGCCGGCGACACCGAAACGGCCGCGCCGTTGGGCAGGCCCGTACCCATCGAGAAATTGAGCGTCGTCGAGGGGCTGATCCCGCCGTCGTAGGTGACGACCAGCTGCAGGGCAATGGGATCACCGCAGACGAAGTCCGAGCCGACGGCCACCTCGAAGTCCACGAGATTCGTGCCCGTCGCGCCGAGCGTCAGGTCCGGGTAGGCCGAGGCGCCCTGCGGGACCTGGACCAGCGCGGTGCTGGTGCCGAGGGACGCGCTCAGCGCCGTCGCCCCGAGGGTACCCAGGTTCGCGAGCTCCACGGTCACGTGCACCAGTTCGCCCGGGTCGGCCACGCCGTTCGCCCCGGCATTCGAGACAGCCACCGATGCGATCGACAGGCTGGCCGCCGGAATCTGGATGATGTTGTGGACCAGGAATTTCTCGATGAAGACATCGGCGTGATTCCCGCCCGGCTGCAGAGCCGACGCCGCGGCGATCGTCAGGTTCGCCATGTCCCGCATCTTCAGGCCGCTTCCGATGCCGAAGTGGGATTCGAGGATGATCTGGTCGACGCTCTCCCGCGTGTAGCCCTGGCTCATGAGCGTGCGCAGGCTCTGGAACAGCGGCGTGGACCACAGTTCATCCGACTGGTAGCCGCCGGGGATGGAAGCGTGGGCGGAGTACGTGGTGGTCGACACGTACTGGGCGCCGGTGGCATTGAGGATCCGGCCGGGCCAGCACGCATCGCTGGTGCCGTGGCCGTCCCAGGTGTAGATCCAGTCGGGGAAGAAGGTATTGCCGTTGGGCTGGACATAGCTGTAGGAAGCCGCCCAGTAGTCGCCAAAGCCTTCGCCCATGGCGCCGGTGTCGCCGCCGGTCCAGTTGGCCGTGATGTCGTGCTGGATCGCATGGCCGTACTCGTGAAGGATCACGTCGGCGTCCTCGTTGTCGTCGACGCAGCCGTGGCCGAAGGCCAGGCGGTTCGACGCGGGGAGGAAGTACGAGTTGTCGGCGCCGCTCAGGCCGTCGGTATCGGTCTGGATGGGACCTTCCTGGATGCCCGTGGGGCCCGTGAAGCCCAGCGACTGCATGTAGCGCTGGTTCTGGTCCAGGTGGAAGTAGGTCATGGCGTCGTTGAAGGCGTTGTTGCCGCGCACGGCGGTCCAGTTGCCGTCAACGGTCGTGCTCGGCGCCGTCGTCGGCGCCTCGAAGTTGATGATGTTCACGAAGGGCCCCGTCACCCGGTACAACCCGCCGCTCAGGGTGATGTCCTGCAGGCTGCGGGTGAAGTAGGCCGCGGTGAAGGCGCTCGCAGCCGAAGCATCGGCCAGCGCGTTGTTGTTCAGCGTGGTGCGCGGATCGGGATCGAAGACAACGCCCGTGCCCAGTGCGAGAGTGCCGGCGGCGATGATGTCGTCATTGGCGCTCTTCTGGGCGGCAAAGCGATCGAACATCGCGACCCGGTCCCAGGCCGGCCCGGAAACGGCGGCCAGACGCTCCTCGGCCGTCAGGGTCTCTTCGGTGATCTTGCGAATCAGGCGCGTATCCTCGACCGAGACGACAGCGCCGGTCGCGGCATCGACGCGCACGTTCCAGGCGCCGTCCGGCGCCGACAGCGCCAGGTCGATCACGTAGTTCAGCCGGAAGCCTTCACCCTCGGGCGTATAGACGAGGCGCGACATGGGCGCGCCGCTGAGTTCACTCTGGGCACGCAGGTAGTCCCAGGCGATGCCGTAGGCTTCGTCGACGCCGACGGAGGCCTTGGTCTGCGCCGGCGCGTTCTTGACCGGATAGATGTTGTTGAAGACCTGGTAGACCCGGCCGTCCTTCTTGGACACCGAGACGATGAACTCGGCGTGATCGACGGGGATGCCGGCGATCTTCTGCTGGTAGACATGGTGGAATCCCAGCAGACTTTCGCGCACGCGGACCAGTTCCAGGTCCTCGGATGCCGCGGGCAGCCCATACCGATCGCCCATCGCTTCGACGTACAGCGGCGCCACATCGGCCGACCGCAGTCCGGCCGGTGCGCTCCACTGGGGCTCGAACTGGAGCTTCGGCGTGACCCGATGATCCTGGTGGTAAGTGTCCATGACGACCTTGACGGGACCGGCAGCCCCGGCGAGGGAAGCCGTGAGCATGCTCACCGCCAACAGGGTCCAGATCATTCGTAGGCGAGACTTCATGTTTAGCTCCTGTGTAATCGCCGGTTGCCGGCTCGTGGCCAGTGGGTGGTGATGAGACAACCTGCCGCCAGGGCCGGCGTCGTTCAGACCGCATGGAATCGGAGATTGTCCGTCATCGGCACCGTCAGGCGCAATCAGAAAATGCAAATCATCAACAAATCCGACGAGGCCATGAATTTGGGATCAATTTAGCATATTTGGTTGATTTCTGGACATTCTGGACCCTTGCACTCTTTCCTCCGCTGAAGAAGGACTTCGCCCTAGCGGGTCTTCCTGGCCGGCATCTCACGCCCGACCTGGTGCAGGATCAGGCCCGTCACGTGCCCGGACACTGATGACGAAATCAGGGGCCAGTTCGTAGTCGCCCACGCAACGGGCGAACACGGCCGGGTCGATCGCGACCGGTGTCGCTCATGCCGGCCGGGTCGAGGATGTGCGCGCGAAGGTACTGCTCGTACGTCTCGCCCGAGACGGCCTCGATGATGCGGCCGAGGATCACGTACCCGGAGTTGCTGTAGCTCCAGCCCGTTCCCGGTTCGAACTCCAGGGGCTTGTCCTGGAACGTCGCGCACAGCTCGTCCAGTGAGATTTCGACCGTCCGGTGCGCCATCAGGACCGCGTCGTCGGTGTAGCTGGGAATGCCGGCAGTATGGGAGAGCAGCTGGTGAATGGTGACGCTCTCGGCGGTCGCCCTGGGCCATGCCGGCAGGTGCTTCGCGATCGGGTCCTGGACCGAGATCAGTCCCCGCTCCTGCAGCTGCAGGATCAGGCGGGCAAGGCGCCACCGTGGCCATGGACGGCGACGGGCTACGTGGGCAGCGCGACGAAGGCGACCGGCGGAAACTGGGCGCATGGCGAACCCATTTCGTTGGCAATCGCGGACCGGGACAGGTGATGCCACTATGGCGCATGCGACCGGGATACGGTAGGGGCAGTCAGCATCTCCAGGCGCTACTTGAGCAACGTCAAGGCATCCAGGTCGCTCTGCATTTCGGCCACGGATTCGCAGAACTTCTCGCGACCCTTCCAGGCGGAAGTGTTCGTCCAGCCTGCACAAGCACCTGTGGTGCTGCCGGCGCGGTCGCCGCCGCAGCTGGAGTTCAGGTTCGACCAGACGCCGGCGACCGACGACTGGTCGGAGATGGAACAGACGGCGGGGCAGGCGGCGGGTGATGGTGGGCGGGCTTCATAGTCGGTACGACCGGGCTGCGACTTGGGCGATCGGCGAGCGTTGCGGCGACCCTTCCGGCCCTAAAGGTCCATCCCAAAGGGGCGATATCCTGCCGTG
It encodes the following:
- a CDS encoding beta-lactamase family protein, encoding MRPVSAGRLRRAAHVARRRPWPRWRLARLILQLQERGLISVQDPIAKHLPAWPRATAESVTIHQLLSHTAGIPSYTDDAVLMAHRTVEISLDELCATFQDKPLEFEPGTGWSYSNSGYVILGRIIEAVSGETYEQYLRAHILDPAGMSDTGRDRPGRVRPLRGRLRTGP
- a CDS encoding proprotein convertase P-domain-containing protein, whose translation is MKSRLRMIWTLLAVSMLTASLAGAAGPVKVVMDTYHQDHRVTPKLQFEPQWSAPAGLRSADVAPLYVEAMGDRYGLPAASEDLELVRVRESLLGFHHVYQQKIAGIPVDHAEFIVSVSKKDGRVYQVFNNIYPVKNAPAQTKASVGVDEAYGIAWDYLRAQSELSGAPMSRLVYTPEGEGFRLNYVIDLALSAPDGAWNVRVDAATGAVVSVEDTRLIRKITEETLTAEERLAAVSGPAWDRVAMFDRFAAQKSANDDIIAAGTLALGTGVVFDPDPRTTLNNNALADASAASAFTAAYFTRSLQDITLSGGLYRVTGPFVNIINFEAPTTAPSTTVDGNWTAVRGNNAFNDAMTYFHLDQNQRYMQSLGFTGPTGIQEGPIQTDTDGLSGADNSYFLPASNRLAFGHGCVDDNEDADVILHEYGHAIQHDITANWTGGDTGAMGEGFGDYWAASYSYVQPNGNTFFPDWIYTWDGHGTSDACWPGRILNATGAQYVSTTTYSAHASIPGGYQSDELWSTPLFQSLRTLMSQGYTRESVDQIILESHFGIGSGLKMRDMANLTIAAASALQPGGNHADVFIEKFLVHNIIQIPAASLSIASVAVSNAGANGVADPGELVHVTVELANLGTLGATALSASLGTSTALVQVPQGASAYPDLTLGATGTNLVDFEVAVGSDFVCGDPIALQLVVTYDGGISPSTTLNFSMGTGLPNGAAVSVSPALAIPDNTPAGVTSTLSIVGSGGTVTSNFNVDVNITHTWRGDLRVTLRSPAGTSVILHNLTGSSADNVIGNYPLTLTPAQSLATLIGQPLDGIWSLIISDNAGDDLGILNSWGINDVTGYECDTFVSAVDDGVLPSRFAVGQNHPNPFNPSTTISFSVPENAGQVTLAIFDVSGRLVRTLESGSLGAGTYTREWNGRDDMGRAVGSGTYFYRLAGNEFSESRKMILIQ